A single genomic interval of Gemmatimonadota bacterium harbors:
- a CDS encoding HAD-IA family hydrolase, which yields MNTTLDPAGFELLTFDCYGTLVDWERGIVDAARPVFQARGRSPSDGELLAGFAEHEHVVQAERYRKYREVLALTIERMADDAGFSPTAHECEAFAGSVGSWPPFPDTVEALRKLGSRYRLGVVSNVDRDLFAATQVALEIDFDWVVTAEDAGGYKPAPDHFDTMRSASGIPAKRTLHIAQSLFHDIAPASALGYATVHVDRRSRGSGGGATPPARVRPTATVQDMAGVVELMGLGDTRSVGVRPCHSAWRSGG from the coding sequence ATGAACACGACCCTCGACCCCGCCGGCTTCGAGCTCCTGACCTTCGACTGCTACGGTACCCTCGTCGACTGGGAACGGGGCATCGTCGACGCCGCCCGTCCAGTCTTCCAAGCCCGCGGGCGGAGCCCGTCCGACGGTGAGCTGCTGGCAGGCTTCGCCGAACACGAGCACGTCGTCCAGGCCGAGCGCTACCGGAAGTATCGGGAGGTCCTCGCGCTCACGATCGAGCGGATGGCCGATGACGCGGGCTTTTCTCCGACCGCGCACGAGTGCGAAGCCTTCGCGGGATCGGTCGGAAGCTGGCCGCCCTTCCCGGACACCGTCGAAGCTTTGCGGAAGCTCGGCTCGCGCTACCGGCTCGGGGTCGTGTCGAACGTGGACCGCGACCTCTTCGCAGCCACGCAAGTCGCCCTGGAGATCGATTTCGACTGGGTGGTGACCGCCGAGGACGCCGGCGGCTACAAGCCCGCACCGGATCACTTCGACACCATGAGGTCCGCCTCGGGCATCCCCGCGAAGCGCACCCTGCACATCGCCCAGAGCCTGTTCCACGATATCGCACCGGCCTCCGCCCTAGGCTATGCGACCGTCCACGTCGACCGCAGATCGCGAGGATCGGGCGGAGGAGCCACGCCCCCCGCCCGGGTCCGACCGACCGCCACGGTCCAGGACATGGCGGGCGTCGTCGAGCTCATGGGGTTGGGGGACACGAGATCGGTCGGAGTCCGGCCGTGCCACTCGGCGTGGAGGAGCGGCGGGTAG
- a CDS encoding D-aminoacylase, translating into MKRRDFVGAMTTLAGGVIGYGPGLGGDRAGSPRPPFPAVHAGRGEIDLVVRGGTVFDGTGGPPLLADIGIVGERITVVGGIARTAAAEIDATGMAVAPGFIDIHSHADLSLLVNRNAESRIRQGVTLEVVGQDGSSIGPWSDSTFEATRDRYRRNFGVEIDFRDPGGFLDRIDRERPAVSVATMVGHGTLRGFAVGYADRPASTAEIDHMRELARSTLVDGAVGISSGLEYTPGSFASRDELTALAEVLAGTPYPFASHMRNEDDRLLAALEEVIHVGRAAGVAVQISHLKAQGERNHWKADVALAAIESARRDGIDVHFDRYPYVAYATGLSNLFPAEARAGGRARFLERLDDPDEGPRWERACRDKIALLGSWDAVQISGIGGTNSYAGGRRLGELARERGEDPYILTVRLLRESGEVGMIGFGMSEENTERMLAHPLGMVCSDGGAYAPYGALSTGSPHPRGYGSFPRVLGRYVRDRGIMDLAVAVHKMTGLPAGKLALADRGVLREGAFADVVVFDPDRVADRATFETPHRYPEGIADVVVNGTHTIAGGEHTGLTGGRAIRGSAIRPGR; encoded by the coding sequence TTGAAGAGACGCGACTTCGTCGGCGCTATGACGACCTTGGCCGGCGGCGTCATCGGCTACGGCCCCGGGCTCGGCGGCGATCGCGCCGGATCGCCCCGCCCCCCATTCCCCGCCGTCCATGCCGGACGTGGCGAAATCGATCTCGTCGTCAGAGGCGGAACCGTCTTCGACGGCACAGGTGGACCGCCCTTGCTGGCCGACATCGGCATCGTGGGAGAACGAATAACCGTCGTCGGCGGAATCGCCCGGACAGCCGCCGCCGAAATCGACGCGACCGGCATGGCGGTGGCGCCCGGCTTCATCGACATCCACTCGCACGCCGACCTCTCGCTGCTGGTCAACCGGAACGCCGAGAGTCGCATTCGACAGGGAGTGACCCTGGAGGTGGTGGGGCAGGACGGAAGTTCGATCGGCCCCTGGTCCGACTCGACCTTCGAGGCCACCCGCGACCGCTATCGCCGGAACTTCGGCGTCGAGATCGACTTCCGAGATCCGGGAGGCTTCCTCGACCGTATCGACCGTGAACGCCCCGCGGTCTCGGTCGCGACCATGGTCGGTCACGGAACCCTGCGCGGCTTCGCGGTCGGGTATGCCGACCGCCCTGCGAGCACGGCCGAGATCGACCACATGCGCGAGCTCGCCCGTTCGACGCTCGTCGACGGAGCGGTCGGCATCTCCTCCGGCCTCGAGTACACCCCCGGGAGCTTCGCTTCGCGAGACGAACTGACCGCGCTGGCGGAGGTTCTCGCCGGCACCCCCTACCCCTTCGCCTCCCACATGCGCAACGAGGACGATCGTCTGCTGGCAGCCCTAGAAGAGGTGATCCACGTGGGACGCGCGGCCGGGGTCGCCGTCCAGATCTCGCACCTTAAGGCGCAGGGCGAACGAAACCACTGGAAAGCCGATGTCGCACTGGCCGCGATCGAGTCGGCTCGCCGGGACGGAATCGACGTCCATTTCGACCGTTATCCATACGTCGCCTACGCGACCGGGCTCTCCAACCTTTTTCCCGCAGAGGCGCGTGCCGGCGGCCGCGCCCGTTTCTTGGAACGCCTCGACGACCCCGATGAGGGTCCCCGTTGGGAGAGGGCCTGCCGCGACAAGATCGCGCTGCTGGGCTCCTGGGACGCCGTCCAGATTTCCGGCATCGGAGGGACCAACTCCTACGCCGGCGGCCGGCGTCTGGGCGAGCTCGCCCGGGAACGAGGCGAGGATCCGTACATTCTCACGGTCAGGCTACTGCGAGAGAGCGGCGAAGTCGGCATGATCGGCTTCGGAATGTCGGAGGAGAACACTGAAAGGATGCTCGCTCACCCGCTCGGGATGGTCTGTTCCGACGGAGGCGCCTACGCGCCCTACGGCGCCCTCTCCACCGGTTCACCGCATCCGAGGGGATACGGAAGCTTCCCTCGGGTTCTGGGCCGGTATGTCCGCGACCGGGGGATCATGGACCTGGCCGTCGCCGTCCACAAGATGACGGGCCTCCCGGCCGGGAAGCTCGCTCTCGCCGACCGCGGCGTCCTCCGCGAGGGAGCCTTCGCGGACGTGGTCGTCTTCGATCCCGACCGAGTGGCCGACCGAGCGACCTTCGAGACCCCGCACCGGTACCCCGAAGGAATCGCCGACGTGGTGGTGAACGGGACGCACACCATCGCCGGCGGCGAACATACCGGGCTGACCGGAGGACGCGCGATCAGGGGATCGGCTATCCGCCCAGGACGCTGA
- a CDS encoding carbohydrate binding family 9 domain-containing protein: MNLLAHFSPLTGRRGLALPANRLALATFALAALAFPLTGQESGPVASGDEGAAPPENAVAVEIEEAPTIDGRLDDEVWLQAEAMTGFTQRVPADGQPASERTEVRVLFDDEAIYIGVWAFDSRADAITYGERIRDYEVNQSDAIVFVFDTYNDDQNGFVFGTTPTGIEYDGQVANEGRGGGRFQGGGFNTRQRFQSGSGGGFNKNWDGSWTVATTTDEEGWYAEFHIPFSTLRYNSGNETWGFNVSRRIRRLNEESFWNPVPREFNLFRLNYAGDLDGLRPPFRRLATVTPYLLGSTDRDYALSSSFSQAGEVGGEVKFQLTQGLTLDATYNTDFAQVEVDDQQLNLTRFSLNFPEKRPFFLENAGFFSVGGGGADLFFSRRIGIASGQPVPIRGGARLSGRTQGLNVGVLHIETGGAEGLQDAHGYSVGRVAKELPNRSRVGGLFVNRRGVDGDFNRTYAADVSWGVGEALTFSSFVSRTDDSEPLADEYAWDLSGAWNSRLWQVTAQAREIGEGFNPEVGFLPRSGYRYYQGYMMRRIHPSWLYEIRPHVSYYTYRSRKAGVEHGFVESARLHIDSHWEWGSGAQIHTGANFTTEGIYKPFTILGTDVEIPVGNYQGWESALVMNSNPAARFSVASRITCGSFLTGDRCGGNGSVTFRPNATFSASGRVNYYDVDLPQGDFETVLLGMNLGYFFTPKVYLQSLVQYSNQIDSWSANLRFGWLNTAGTGLFIVLNDVQGFDFPDGLNPDGGRFVESGTLARSLIIKFTRQFSVLGG; the protein is encoded by the coding sequence ATGAATCTGCTCGCACACTTCAGCCCCCTCACCGGACGTCGAGGTCTGGCTCTCCCGGCGAACCGTCTCGCTTTAGCTACCTTCGCACTCGCCGCGCTCGCCTTTCCGCTGACCGGCCAGGAGTCCGGTCCGGTCGCGTCCGGGGACGAGGGAGCCGCTCCGCCCGAGAACGCCGTCGCGGTCGAAATCGAGGAGGCGCCGACCATCGACGGAAGGCTCGACGACGAGGTCTGGCTCCAGGCCGAGGCGATGACCGGCTTCACCCAGCGCGTGCCTGCGGACGGTCAACCGGCCAGCGAACGCACCGAAGTGAGAGTGCTCTTCGACGACGAAGCCATCTACATAGGCGTGTGGGCCTTCGACAGCAGGGCCGATGCCATCACCTACGGCGAACGCATTCGCGACTACGAAGTCAACCAGAGCGACGCCATCGTATTCGTGTTCGACACCTACAACGACGACCAGAACGGCTTCGTGTTCGGCACCACCCCCACGGGGATCGAGTACGACGGCCAGGTGGCCAACGAAGGGCGCGGCGGCGGCCGTTTCCAAGGCGGCGGCTTCAACACCCGGCAACGCTTCCAGTCGGGCTCGGGCGGCGGCTTCAACAAGAACTGGGATGGAAGTTGGACGGTGGCGACGACCACCGACGAGGAGGGCTGGTACGCCGAGTTCCACATCCCTTTCTCCACGCTCCGCTACAACAGCGGCAACGAGACCTGGGGCTTCAACGTCTCCAGGCGCATTCGCAGGCTCAACGAGGAGTCGTTCTGGAATCCGGTGCCGCGCGAGTTCAACCTCTTCCGCCTCAACTACGCCGGCGATCTCGACGGACTCCGTCCGCCCTTCCGTCGGCTGGCCACGGTGACGCCCTACCTCCTCGGATCCACCGACCGCGACTACGCGCTGTCGTCTTCGTTTTCGCAGGCGGGTGAGGTGGGGGGCGAGGTGAAGTTCCAGCTCACCCAGGGGCTCACGCTTGACGCCACCTACAACACCGACTTCGCGCAGGTCGAGGTCGACGACCAGCAGCTCAACCTCACCCGCTTCTCGCTGAACTTTCCCGAGAAGCGCCCCTTCTTCCTGGAGAACGCCGGATTCTTCTCGGTCGGCGGGGGCGGGGCCGATCTCTTCTTCAGCCGAAGGATCGGGATCGCGAGCGGACAGCCCGTCCCCATCCGCGGCGGCGCTCGGCTCTCGGGCCGCACTCAAGGACTGAATGTCGGAGTGCTGCACATCGAGACCGGAGGCGCCGAGGGGCTCCAGGACGCTCACGGCTACTCGGTCGGCCGCGTGGCCAAGGAGCTGCCCAACCGATCGCGGGTCGGCGGTCTGTTCGTCAACCGGAGGGGTGTGGACGGCGACTTCAACCGCACCTACGCGGCGGACGTCTCGTGGGGCGTGGGCGAGGCTCTGACCTTCAGCAGCTTCGTCTCCCGGACCGACGACTCGGAGCCCCTGGCGGACGAATACGCGTGGGACCTGTCCGGGGCCTGGAACTCCCGGCTCTGGCAGGTCACCGCGCAGGCCCGCGAAATAGGCGAGGGCTTCAACCCCGAGGTCGGCTTCCTACCGCGCTCCGGCTACCGTTACTACCAAGGCTACATGATGCGCCGGATCCATCCCTCGTGGCTCTACGAGATCCGTCCGCACGTCTCCTACTACACCTACCGGAGCCGCAAGGCCGGGGTCGAGCACGGATTCGTCGAGTCGGCCCGTCTGCACATCGACTCGCACTGGGAGTGGGGGTCGGGCGCCCAGATTCACACCGGCGCCAACTTCACGACGGAAGGCATCTACAAACCCTTCACCATTCTGGGCACCGACGTGGAGATTCCCGTCGGAAACTACCAGGGTTGGGAATCGGCTTTGGTGATGAACTCGAATCCGGCGGCCCGATTCTCAGTCGCCTCGCGCATCACCTGCGGAAGCTTCCTGACCGGCGATCGCTGCGGAGGCAACGGGTCGGTAACCTTCCGACCGAACGCGACCTTCAGCGCTTCGGGGCGGGTCAACTACTATGACGTCGACCTTCCGCAGGGAGACTTCGAGACGGTCCTGCTGGGCATGAACCTGGGGTACTTCTTCACGCCCAAGGTCTATTTGCAGTCGTTGGTCCAGTACAGCAATCAGATCGACAGTTGGTCCGCCAACCTGCGCTTCGGTTGGCTCAACACCGCAGGAACCGGTCTCTTCATCGTCCTCAACGACGTTCAGGGCTTCGACTTCCCCGACGGCCTCAATCCCGACGGCGGCAGGTTCGTGGAAAGCGGCACACTCGCCCGTTCGCTTATTATCAAGTTCACCCGGCAGTTCAGCGTCCTGGGCGGATAG
- a CDS encoding M28 family peptidase, producing the protein MLRRALATAAVAVPLFSQAGSHLAPLHGQTFPTDDPVIAAMWEEGMGERSQVFELAQALLDSIGPRLMGTPAYDRSADWLIANYGRWGIDAERQEYGTWNGWERGITHIDMLSPRVRSLEGTILAWSPGTDGPVEAEVVALPQLNSAADAEAFLAEVDGRFVAASFPEPTCREDQSWLDHALPESFESMNARREEERTAFRAGRFALGPRWGERLEAAGALGVLTGNWSRGWGVDKIFSTFTNRVPSVHLSCEDYTLVYRLASHDQGVRVRLEAEAESLGEVPAFNVVARLPGTELPDEYVVLSAHLDSWDGASGATDNGTGTIMMHEAMRILAETYPDPRRTILAGHWGGEEQGLIGSNAFAADNSEVVDGLQAAFNQDNGTWRVDYVRMQGFLGAGEHFARWFEIMPPEITGHIELDVPGVPERGGSDHMSFICKPAPGFRLQSNYPDYRQYTWHTNRDTFDKIVFDDLKNNATLAAMLAYAASEDPDRLNATPRALPTNPRTGEPGSWPQCRPPRRSAGG; encoded by the coding sequence ATGCTCAGACGCGCGCTGGCCACCGCAGCGGTGGCGGTCCCGCTCTTCAGCCAGGCGGGCTCTCACCTCGCCCCTCTCCACGGGCAGACCTTCCCCACCGACGACCCGGTAATCGCGGCGATGTGGGAGGAGGGCATGGGGGAGCGGAGCCAGGTGTTCGAGCTCGCTCAGGCTCTTCTCGACTCCATCGGTCCGCGCCTGATGGGCACCCCCGCCTACGACCGCTCCGCCGACTGGCTCATCGCGAACTACGGACGATGGGGAATCGACGCCGAACGGCAGGAATACGGCACCTGGAACGGTTGGGAACGAGGCATAACGCACATCGACATGCTCTCGCCCCGCGTGCGCTCCCTGGAGGGGACGATCCTCGCGTGGAGCCCCGGTACCGACGGACCGGTGGAGGCGGAGGTCGTCGCTCTGCCGCAGTTGAACTCCGCCGCCGACGCGGAGGCGTTCCTGGCCGAAGTGGACGGCAGGTTCGTGGCGGCGTCCTTCCCGGAACCGACCTGCAGGGAGGATCAGTCCTGGCTCGACCACGCGCTGCCGGAAAGCTTCGAGAGCATGAACGCCCGGAGAGAGGAGGAGCGCACCGCCTTCCGAGCCGGTCGATTCGCACTGGGACCGCGCTGGGGCGAACGCCTGGAGGCGGCCGGCGCATTGGGAGTGTTGACCGGCAACTGGTCGCGAGGATGGGGAGTCGACAAGATCTTCTCCACTTTCACTAACCGGGTCCCATCCGTGCACCTCTCCTGCGAGGACTACACCCTGGTCTATCGCCTGGCCTCCCACGACCAGGGAGTCCGCGTCCGTCTCGAAGCCGAGGCCGAATCTCTAGGTGAGGTGCCCGCATTCAACGTTGTCGCCCGCCTGCCCGGGACCGAGCTCCCCGACGAGTACGTCGTGCTCAGCGCTCACCTGGACTCGTGGGACGGGGCATCGGGCGCCACCGACAACGGTACCGGAACGATCATGATGCACGAGGCCATGCGAATCCTCGCCGAGACCTACCCTGACCCGCGGCGCACCATCCTGGCCGGGCACTGGGGCGGCGAGGAACAGGGACTCATCGGCTCCAACGCGTTCGCCGCCGACAATTCCGAGGTCGTGGACGGACTCCAGGCCGCATTCAACCAGGACAACGGCACCTGGCGCGTCGACTACGTCCGCATGCAGGGATTCCTGGGAGCCGGCGAGCACTTCGCGCGCTGGTTCGAGATCATGCCCCCCGAGATCACCGGTCACATCGAACTGGACGTTCCCGGAGTCCCCGAACGGGGCGGTTCTGATCACATGTCGTTCATCTGCAAGCCGGCTCCGGGGTTCCGGCTCCAGTCCAACTACCCCGACTACAGGCAGTACACGTGGCACACGAATCGGGACACCTTCGACAAGATCGTCTTCGACGACCTGAAGAACAACGCGACCCTGGCCGCGATGCTGGCGTACGCCGCTTCAGAAGACCCCGATCGTTTGAACGCGACTCCGCGCGCGCTGCCCACGAACCCGCGCACCGGCGAACCTGGAAGCTGGCCCCAGTGTCGGCCGCCGAGGCGTTCGGCGGGCGGGTAG
- a CDS encoding VOC family protein produces the protein MAAANVTSDVGRKIATCLWFEQGSREAAEFWTSLFPDSRIVNVGKIAAGPGAGNDVVEFELCGRPFTALDGGPMFKITPAISLVVNCDSQEEIDRYWEALSDGGREGYCGWLDDRFGVSWQVLPAELGALMKQSPEEVMKALLTMTRIDLAALRRSVGAS, from the coding sequence ATGGCGGCGGCGAACGTGACTTCGGATGTCGGTCGGAAGATCGCCACCTGCCTCTGGTTCGAGCAGGGCTCGCGTGAGGCGGCGGAGTTCTGGACGTCGCTATTCCCGGATTCCCGGATCGTAAACGTGGGGAAGATCGCCGCAGGCCCCGGAGCAGGCAACGACGTGGTCGAATTCGAGCTCTGCGGCAGGCCGTTCACGGCCTTGGACGGCGGGCCGATGTTCAAGATCACGCCGGCGATCTCGCTGGTGGTGAACTGCGACTCCCAGGAAGAGATCGACCGCTACTGGGAGGCGCTTTCCGACGGAGGACGGGAGGGATACTGCGGCTGGCTCGATGATCGTTTCGGCGTCTCCTGGCAGGTCCTGCCCGCCGAGCTGGGAGCGCTAATGAAGCAAAGCCCGGAAGAGGTCATGAAGGCGCTCCTGACCATGACTCGGATCGACCTGGCCGCGCTTAGACGCTCGGTGGGAGCGAGCTGA
- a CDS encoding ADP-ribosylglycohydrolase family protein, with translation MWGAVIGDIVGSRHEFAHPAKTKDFEFWRDDCHVTDDSVLTAAVADVLINDRPVAETLQAWCRDHFGVRYSYGTMFSFWIFQDSPGPYGSFGNGAGMRVSPAAFLNRNSLEAALAASDKVTEVTHDHPEGMKGARATTHAIWMAFAGEEPTEIRKAVAETYDYDLSRSVDEIRPGYEYDETCRRTVPEAITCALESSSLEDAIRNAVSLGGDADTLAAIAGAVAEGLHGMPEEMIGKAKSYLDDAPRIREVMEKMYGS, from the coding sequence ATGTGGGGAGCGGTCATCGGAGACATCGTGGGGTCGCGACACGAGTTCGCCCATCCGGCGAAGACGAAGGATTTCGAGTTTTGGCGCGATGACTGCCACGTCACCGACGACTCGGTGCTGACGGCGGCGGTCGCGGACGTACTTATAAACGACAGGCCCGTCGCCGAGACTCTCCAGGCCTGGTGCCGGGATCACTTCGGAGTGCGCTACTCCTACGGGACCATGTTCTCGTTCTGGATCTTTCAGGACTCGCCCGGGCCCTACGGCAGCTTCGGGAACGGGGCGGGGATGCGGGTTTCGCCCGCTGCGTTCCTGAATCGGAACAGCCTTGAGGCCGCGCTGGCCGCCTCCGACAAAGTGACGGAGGTGACCCACGATCATCCGGAGGGGATGAAGGGTGCGCGCGCGACGACACACGCGATCTGGATGGCGTTCGCCGGCGAGGAACCGACTGAAATCCGCAAGGCCGTCGCGGAGACCTACGACTACGACCTCTCACGGAGCGTCGACGAGATTCGTCCCGGCTACGAGTACGACGAGACCTGCCGGCGGACCGTGCCCGAGGCGATCACCTGCGCCTTGGAGTCGAGCTCGCTGGAGGACGCGATCCGAAACGCCGTGTCGCTCGGGGGAGACGCCGACACGCTCGCCGCCATTGCCGGAGCGGTGGCGGAGGGGCTGCACGGAATGCCCGAAGAGATGATCGGGAAGGCGAAGTCGTACCTGGACGACGCGCCGCGAATCCGGGAGGTGATGGAGAAGATGTACGGGAGCTGA
- a CDS encoding laccase domain-containing protein has translation MNLGRFRLTPVADWDHLDWLLAGTVHPRTGEDLTARSGFGTFTETDRAAVDRNWLALSAHLARPVVLGRQVHGAEVLAHRAGVVASGATDGSDGDGAASHDAADRSPAPGPEHDGLPGLRVAPDADGHATDRRGLVLSVTVADCVPVYVVDPVRRSVAILHAGWRGVAGGVAGRGIAALAEVYGSRPPDLLAHLGPAICGSCYEVGPEVFDALAEEAPDAPAPIDLRGALSRRLVGAGVAERNISVSRECTHCGPEPYFSHRAGHSGRNLAVIGVR, from the coding sequence GTGAACCTGGGGCGCTTTCGTCTGACCCCGGTAGCGGATTGGGATCACCTGGATTGGCTGCTGGCCGGCACGGTGCATCCGCGCACCGGCGAGGACCTGACGGCCCGTTCGGGGTTCGGAACCTTCACGGAAACCGACCGCGCCGCCGTCGACCGTAACTGGCTGGCGCTGTCAGCACACCTGGCCCGTCCAGTCGTGCTCGGGCGGCAGGTCCACGGCGCCGAAGTGCTGGCGCACCGAGCGGGCGTGGTCGCTTCAGGCGCGACCGACGGGAGCGACGGCGATGGAGCCGCCTCCCACGACGCGGCCGACCGCTCGCCGGCCCCGGGGCCGGAGCACGACGGCCTGCCCGGTCTTCGGGTCGCTCCCGACGCCGACGGCCACGCGACCGACCGTCGCGGACTCGTCCTCTCGGTGACCGTCGCCGACTGCGTTCCCGTCTACGTCGTCGATCCGGTCCGCCGGTCTGTCGCCATCCTGCACGCGGGGTGGAGGGGGGTGGCGGGCGGGGTGGCGGGGCGCGGGATCGCCGCCTTGGCCGAGGTATACGGAAGCCGCCCGCCCGACCTGCTCGCCCACCTGGGACCGGCCATCTGCGGCTCCTGCTACGAGGTCGGCCCCGAGGTGTTCGACGCGCTGGCTGAAGAGGCGCCGGACGCCCCTGCTCCCATCGACCTGCGCGGGGCACTGAGCCGCCGGCTGGTCGGGGCCGGCGTCGCAGAGCGGAACATCTCTGTCAGCCGCGAATGCACGCACTGCGGACCCGAGCCTTACTTCTCGCATCGGGCCGGCCATAGCGGCCGGAATCTGGCGGTGATAGGAGTGCGGTAA
- a CDS encoding serine hydrolase, whose amino-acid sequence MARRGSTFVHRSKPPLTARRAAVLVAALALTPASGCAQTGEVTTDPRFEQATELFDLWLDAKMDYENIPGVSVGLVHDQELVWAKGYGFAHPASEAPATPSTMYSVCSISKLFTSISVMRERDAGKLRLDDPVSEILPWYDLDQAYPESPAVTVEGVLTHSSGLPRESDHPYWTGPDHPFPTRDEIVEGLSDQETLYPGRRYFQYSNLGMALAGQVVEEVSGLAYDEYVRTHLLDPLGMADTYVDIPEEHKGGRYATGYGRLRRDGEREEAPFFQALGMAPAAGYASTVEDLARLASWQFRLLADGGTELIDANTLREMHRVHWVDPDFDTMWGLGFSVSERDDARVVGHGGSCPGFRSTFRLIPSTKLAGIVLMNAQANPTEVWNRVMDVLGGAFERVRDSSVHGASRPARFRDYEGIYESTWGETAILRWDDSIVALGLPSGDPLDAMTALRHVEGDTFRRVREDGELGEAYVFYREDGVVDRMSVHGNFSRKVR is encoded by the coding sequence ATGGCCCGACGCGGCTCCACATTCGTTCATCGGTCGAAACCGCCGCTGACCGCGCGACGGGCGGCGGTCCTGGTCGCGGCGCTGGCGCTTACGCCGGCATCGGGCTGCGCCCAGACGGGAGAGGTAACCACCGATCCGCGCTTCGAGCAGGCGACCGAGCTCTTCGACCTCTGGCTGGACGCCAAGATGGACTACGAGAACATACCCGGCGTCTCGGTGGGACTCGTGCACGATCAGGAGCTGGTGTGGGCGAAGGGTTACGGATTCGCGCATCCCGCGAGCGAAGCGCCGGCCACGCCTTCCACAATGTACTCGGTGTGTTCGATCTCGAAGCTCTTCACCTCGATCTCGGTCATGCGTGAGCGAGACGCCGGCAAGCTCCGTCTGGACGATCCGGTATCGGAGATACTGCCCTGGTACGACCTCGATCAAGCCTACCCGGAGAGTCCCGCAGTCACGGTCGAGGGCGTCCTGACCCACTCGTCGGGGCTGCCGCGCGAGTCCGACCACCCCTACTGGACCGGACCCGATCATCCCTTTCCGACCCGCGACGAGATAGTCGAGGGGCTCTCCGACCAGGAGACGCTCTATCCGGGTCGGCGCTACTTCCAGTACTCGAACCTCGGGATGGCGCTCGCGGGTCAGGTGGTCGAGGAGGTGTCGGGGCTCGCCTACGACGAGTACGTTCGGACGCATCTCCTGGACCCTCTCGGCATGGCCGACACCTATGTCGACATCCCCGAGGAGCACAAGGGCGGCCGATACGCTACCGGCTACGGGCGGCTTCGTCGTGACGGCGAGCGCGAGGAAGCCCCGTTCTTCCAGGCTCTGGGGATGGCGCCCGCAGCAGGATACGCCTCCACCGTGGAGGATCTGGCACGCTTGGCATCCTGGCAGTTCCGGCTCCTCGCCGACGGCGGTACCGAGCTCATCGACGCCAACACGCTTCGGGAGATGCATCGGGTCCACTGGGTCGATCCGGACTTCGACACCATGTGGGGTCTGGGCTTCTCGGTCTCGGAGCGGGACGACGCGCGAGTGGTGGGCCATGGGGGCAGTTGCCCCGGCTTCCGCAGCACCTTCCGGTTGATTCCGTCAACGAAGCTGGCCGGCATCGTGCTGATGAACGCCCAGGCGAACCCGACCGAGGTTTGGAACCGGGTCATGGACGTTCTCGGGGGCGCGTTCGAGAGGGTCCGCGACTCGTCGGTGCACGGCGCTTCCCGCCCAGCGCGTTTCAGGGATTACGAGGGCATCTACGAATCCACCTGGGGGGAGACAGCGATCCTGCGCTGGGACGACTCCATCGTCGCCTTGGGACTTCCCTCCGGGGATCCGCTCGACGCCATGACCGCTCTGCGACACGTGGAGGGCGACACCTTCCGTCGCGTTCGCGAAGACGGCGAGCTTGGAGAGGCTTACGTCTTTTATCGTGAGGACGGCGTGGTCGACCGCATGAGCGTGCACGGCAATTTTTCACGCAAGGTGAGATAG